A genomic segment from Eubalaena glacialis isolate mEubGla1 chromosome 16, mEubGla1.1.hap2.+ XY, whole genome shotgun sequence encodes:
- the CDX2 gene encoding homeobox protein CDX-2, with amino-acid sequence MYVSYLLDKDVSMYPSSVRHSGGLNLAPQNFVSPPQYPDYGGYHVAAAAAAAANLDSAQSPGPSWPPAYGAPLREDWNGYAAGGAAAAANAVAHGLNGGSPAAAMGYSSPADYHPHHHPHHHPHHPAAAPSCASGLLQTLNPGPPGPAVTAAAEQLSPGGQRRNLCEWMRKPAQPSLGSQVKTRTKDKYRVVYTDHQRLELEKEFHYSRYITIRRKAELAATLGLSERQVKIWFQNRRAKERKINKKKLQQPPPPPPPPPQPQAPQPQPGPLRSVPAEPLSPVSSLQGSVPGPVPGVLGPTGGVLNPTVTQ; translated from the exons ATGTACGTGAGCTACCTCCTGGACAAGGACGTGAGCATGTATCCCAGCTCCGTGCGCCACTCCGGCGGCCTCAACCTGGCCCCGCAGAACTTCGTCAGCCCCCCGCAGTACCCGGACTACGGCGGCTACCATGtggcggccgccgccgccgccgccgcgaacTTGGACAGCGCGCAGTCCCCGGGGCCGTCCTGGCCGCCCGCGTACGGCGCCCCGCTCCGCGAGGACTGGAACGGCTACGCGGCGGGGGGCGCGGCGGCCGCCGCCAACGCCGTGGCGCACGGCCTCAACGGGGGCTCTCCGGCCGCCGCCATGGGCTACAGCAGCCCCGCCGACTACCATCCGCACCACCACCCGCACCACCACCCGCACCACCCGGCCGCCGCGCCCTCCTGCGCCTCGGGCTTGCTGCAGACGCTCAACCCCGGCCCCCCCGGGCCCGCCGTCACCGCCGCCGCCGAGCAGCTGTCCCCCGGCGGCCAGCGGCGGAACCTGTGCGAGTGGATGCGGAAGCCCGCGCAGCCGTCGCTCGGCAGCCAAG TGAAAACCAGGACGAAAGACAAATACCGAGTCGTGTACACGGACCACCAGCGTTTGGAGCTGGAGAAGGAGTTTCACTACAGTCGCTACATCACCATCCGGCGGAAAGCCGAGCTGGCCGCCACGCTGGGGCTCTCCGAGAGGCAG GTTAAAATTTGGTTTCAGAACCGCAGAGCGAAGGAAAGGAAGATCAACAAGAAGAAGCTgcagcagccgccgccgccgcctccgccgccgccccagCCGCAGGCTCCGCAGCCACAGCCAGGTCCCCTGAGAAGCGTCCCGGCGGAGCCCCTGAGTCCCGTGTCTTCCCTGCAGGGCTCGGTGCCTGGCCCTGTCCCTGGGGTTCTGGGGCCGACTGGGGGGGTGTTAAACCCCACTGTCACCCAGTGA